One Punica granatum isolate Tunisia-2019 chromosome 3, ASM765513v2, whole genome shotgun sequence genomic window carries:
- the LOC116198663 gene encoding beta-amyrin 28-monooxygenase-like codes for MDLFCTCVLYLSIFYVSLCLVYLVRKRKSGHGTDLNLPPGKLGYWPIIRETLDFVMTSRGGTPEKFVRDRTSMYSPEVFRTSLLGVGNDVAVFCGASGNKFLFSSENKYITSWWPRSMVIAKFPTEAVDNSSKETGSTKMRNFILEFLKPESLQSYIPVMDSMAREHLEADWAPYKEVRAFSLSKKYTFATSCRLLMSIQNPTHVARLSHPFSLVTAGIMSLPINFPGTAFNKAIQGGKNIREELLSIIRRRKKEIMENEDMAAKDLLSRMLLTKDENGRAMKETEIGNTIMGKLIASQDTTSTAIAFVVNYLAEYPHIYEQVLKEQMEISRSKGPDELLNWEDIQKMRYSWMVACETMRLSPPARGSFREAVTDFTYSGYTIPKGWKTHWTVYSTHKDARYFPDPEKFDPSRFQGSGPAPFTFVPFGGGPRMCPGKEYARVQILVFMHNVVTKFRWKKANPSEKIIYSPNTTPASDLPIRIEPHTQAKDSM; via the exons ATGGATCTCTTTTGCACTTGCGTGCTTTACCTCTCGATCTTCTATGTCTCCCTCTGTTTGGTCTACCTTGTCCGGAAACGAAAATCAGGACATGGCACTGATCTTAATCTTCCACCCGGCAAGCTGGGATATTGGCCAATCATCAGGGAGACCCTGGACTTTGTCATGACCAGTCGCGGCGGCACACCCGAGAAGTTTGTCAGAGACAGGACCAGCATGTACTCCCCTGAAGTTTTCCGTACCTCCCTTCTGGGCGTGGGCAATGACGTAGCCGTGTTCTGTGGAGCTTCCGGCAACAAGTTCCTCTTCTCTAGTGAGAACAAGTACATCACGTCGTGGTGGCCCCGCTCCATGGTGATCGCTAAATTTCCCACTGAGGCTGTCGATAACTCCTCCAAAGAGACGGGATCCACCAAGATGCGGAACTTCATTCTCGAGTTCCTGAAGCCCGAATCACTCCAGAGTTACATACCTGTCATGGACTCCATGGCAAGGGAGCACCTGGAAGCTGATTGGGCCCCTTACAAGGAAGTTAGGGCCTTCTCTCTGTCGAAGAAGTACACCTTTGCCACCTCCTGTCGACTCCTAATGAGCATCCAGAACCCCACCCACGTCGCCCGGCTTTCCCACCCGTTTTCTCTCGTCACCGCCGGTATCATGTCTCTGCCCATAAACTTTCCTGGGACTGCTTTCAACAAGGCAATCCAAGGAGGGAAGAACATACGCGAGGAGCTGCTGTCCATTataaggaggaggaagaaggagatTATGGAGAATGAGGATATGGCGGCAAAGGACTTGCTGTCTCGGATGCTGCTGACAAAGGACGAGAATGGCCGGGCCATGAAGGAGACCGAGATTGGTAATACGATCATGGGCAAACTCATTGCTAGCCAGGACACAACCAGCACTGCGATCGCCTTTGTGGTGAACTATCTTGCCGAGTATCCTCACATCTACGAGCAGGTCTTGAAAG AGCAGATGGAAATCTCGAGAAGTAAAGGCCCAGATGAGCTACTGAACTGGGAAGACATACAGAAGATGAGGTACTCCTGGATGGTTGCCTGCGAGACCATGAGGCTGTCCCCACCTGCTCGAGGTTCCTTCCGAGAGGCCGTAACAGACTTCACTTACTCTGGCTATACCATTCCCAAGGGTTGGAAG ACTCACTGGACTGTATACTCCACGCACAAGGACGCCCGGTACTTCCCTGATCCAGAGAAGTTCGATCCTTCAAGATTCCAGGGAAGTGGACCTGCACCGTTCACTTTCGTACCCTTTGGAGGGGGACCTCGCATGTGCCCAGGGAAAGAATATGCCAGGGTGCAGATACTTGTTTTCATGCACAATGTGGTGACCAAGTTCAGATGGAAGAAAGCCAACCCCAGTGAGAAGATCATCTACAGCCCTAACACGACTCCAGCCAGCGATCTCCCTATCCGCATCGAACCACATACTCAAGCCAAGGACAGTATGTGA